From the genome of Campylobacter lari:
TGTGGCCCTGTAACCCTACCGCTAGCTCCACTCAAACCTATAAGCTCACCTTTTTTTACCTTTTGTCCTACTTTTACATTAAGTTTTGATAGATGATAATACTGAGAATAAATCCCATATCCATGATCAATTACCACTGAATTTCCTGCATAATAACGATTTGAAGCAATCCTTACAATACCATCATTGCTAGCATAAATTTTTGTCCCACTTGCTGCTCTAAAATCAGTTCCGCTATGATAACTTTTAAGAGTATCATTAAACAATCTTGCTTTTCCAAAAGCACTTGTAATTTTACTTTCTAAAGGGTATGTAAAATTGCCTTCAAATAAAGCCATATTAGTATAAGTATTATAAACCTTAATAGCTTCTTGATATTCTTTGCTAATGCGATCAAGTGTTTCTTTAGGTGGATTAACCTTAGAAGCACTAACTTTTAAAAATTCTTTTTTATAGTTTCCTTCGCTAAATTTTATGTTAATTTCTTCTTTGGAATTATCTTTAAATTCAGCTATTAATTTTCTATCTTTAGGATTTTTATAAGGTATGGCTATACTAACAATGACTTTATTTTTATACTCAAAAAAAGGAAGTTTTTTAGAATTTGAGCTAATTTGTAAAAAATTATTTTT
Proteins encoded in this window:
- a CDS encoding M23 family metallopeptidase; translation: MRKILFLLCFLVFALEAREIELVKGQVIFLEFDKNNFLQISSNSKKLPFFEYKNKVIVSIAIPYKNPKDRKLIAEFKDNSKEEINIKFSEGNYKKEFLKVSASKVNPPKETLDRISKEYQEAIKVYNTYTNMALFEGNFTYPLESKITSAFGKARLFNDTLKSYHSGTDFRAASGTKIYASNDGIVRIASNRYYAGNSVVIDHGYGIYSQYYHLSKLNVKVGQKVKKGELIGLSGASGRVTGPHLHFGILVNGVQVDPLDFIAKFNAL